Genomic segment of Tomitella fengzijianii:
GGTGCTGGTGTTCGCCGTGACGATGATCGGTGGACTGTTGGTGTCGCTGCTTATCAAGCGGCGACGCGTGTGGGCGCGCATCACGCCCGCACAGGACGCGGCGGCGGCCGGGGATGGACCGGACCCGACGCTGCGACGTAGTGTAGTAGAGCTTGGTGGTCTGGCCAGGACCGATCACGCAGGCTGGGGTGGCGAGTTCGTCCGCCTGTCCGAACGGCTCTTCTCCGAGCCCGCGGACGGCAACGGCGGCACGGCGCGCGCAGCAGCGGAAGGGACCCAGGAGTAGAGGATGCCCGTCAACGAGAATCTCGCGCAGTACAGCGACTTTGCATTCAAATCCGCGTTCGTCATATTCGTGCTGGCCGAGTTGCTGATACTCGCCTCGTACGCGTCGATGCGCACCAAGGCGGTCACGGCCAAGGACAGCGCGCGTGAACTGGTGGGTGTCGCCGCAGGACAGGGCGATGCGGTTCTGCCGGGGGACGCCGCGGGCCCGGGCGCAGACCCCGATGAGGCCTCCGGCGCGCGCGGCTCGGCCCGCCCGCTGCAGGAACGCCTCGCCAACATGGGCTACTCGCTCGTGGTGCTGGGATTCCTGCTGCACGTGGCCAGCCTGGTACTGCGCGGGTTCGCCGTCGAGCGCATGCCGCTGGGCAACATGTACGAGTTCGTGTCGACGGCCTGCGCCGTGGGGGTCGGCGTGGGCCTGGTGACCCTGCGTCCGCAGACCAAGCGGCCGCTGCTCGCCTTCGTCCTGGTCCCCGTCGTCATCCTCATGTTCGTGGCGGGCACGGTGCTGTACGCCACGGCGGCGCCCGTGGTGCCGGCCCTGCAGTCCTACTGGCTTCCCATCCACGTGACGATCATCTGCATCGGCAGCGGCATCTTCCTGGTGTCCGGCGTGGCGAGCATGCTGTTCCTGTTCCGCATCCGGTTCCCCAAGGGGGAGGAGAAGGACACCCGCCTGGGGCGCTTCGCGGCGAAGCTGCCGGACGCGCAGTACCTCGACCGGCTGGCGTACAAGACGGTGGTCTTCGGGTTCCCGGTGTTCGGCATCGGAGTCATCTGCGGCGCCATCTGGGCCGAGGCGGCCTGGGGCCGGTTCTGGGGCTGGGACCCCAAGGAGACCGTCTCGTTCATCGCGTGGATCGTCTACGCCGCGTATCTGCACGCGCGCGCCACCGCCGGCTGGCGGGACACGAAGGCCGCGTGGATCAACCTCGCGGGGTTCGTGGCGATGCTGTTCAACCTGTTCATCATCAACATGGTCGTCTCGGGCCTGCACTCGTATGCCGGGCTGACCTGACCCGGCCGCGCCGCTGCACAGTACGGGAACGGGGCCACGGCGAATGCCGTGGCCCCGTTCCCGTACTGTGCGTCGTCCCCGTCAGTCGTCCTTGTCGGACGGGCCGGGGCGGGTGTCCAGGCCGCGGAGGAACTCGGGGTCGTCGTCCGGGGCGGGGCCGCGGCGCGGTGTGAGGTCGGGGGCGAACGCGCGCCATCCCAGGACCACCAGCGTTGCGAGACCGATCGCGGCCAGCACGTAGATCACGTCCGACTCCCTCCTCGATGCACCTGTGTCGGCATGACCACGAGCGTATCGGGTGTGTCGGCCCGCCCGCCATAACGGCCGTCACCGGCCGCCCGAGGACAGGCGTGTGCCGCGGCCGTCACATTCGCCGTCACCGGGGCCGGACGCCCGCATTCGACAGGTAGCCTGGTGGTGTGAGTGACGAAGTGAACCCGGTCGGCGGCACCGGCGAGGCCGTGTCGGCGCAGCCTGAGCCCTCGGCGAAGAAGAGCCTGGCCAAGAACCTCGTGTTCTACACGCTCGCGCGGCTGGCGCTGTTCGCCTCCCTCGCCGCGATCATCATGGCCATCGGAAGCGTCGCGGTGGACGAGTTCCCGCTGCTGTTGGCGATGGTCCTCGCGCTGCTCCTGTCGCTGCCTCTGTCGATGGTCCTGTTCAAGTCGATGCGCATGGCGGTCAACAAGGACATCGCCACCGTCGACCAGACTCGCAGGGCCCACCGGGAGAACCTGGAGGCGAAGCTCCGCGGCGAGGTCGAATGACCGGGGCCGGCACCACCGCGGTCGACGGCTCCTGGTGCGACAACGCCGTCCGGCTCATCGGAGCGGACGCGCGCCGCAGCTCCGACACCCACCTGCTGCGCTATCCCCTGGCCGCCTCCTGGGCGGGGGCGACGGCGGAGCGCGGCGGCATCCAGCTGTACCTCAAGGACGAGTCCACGCACATCACGGGCAGCCTCAAACACCGGTTGGCGCGGTCGTTGTTCCTGCACGCCCTGTGCAACGGGTGGATCGGGCCGGAGACGACGGTGATCGAGGCCTCGTCGGGTTCCACCGCGGTGAGCGAGGCGTACTTCGCCAAGCTGCTGGGGCTGGACTTCGTGGCGGTCATCCCGCGCAGCACCAGCACCGCCAAGATCCGCCTGATCGAGAGCGCGGGCGGGCGGTGCCACTTCGTGGGCGACCCGGGCGCGATCTACGACGAGTCGCGGCGCCTTGCGGCCGAGACCGGCGGCCATTACCTGGACCAGTTCACCAACGCCGAGCGGGCCACGGACTGGCGCGGCAACAACAACATCGCGGAATCGATCTTCGAGCAGATGTCCGACGAGGACAACCCGATCCCGGACTGGGTGGTGGTGGGCGCGGGGACCGGCGGAACCAGCGCGACGATCGGGCGGTTCATCCGGTACCGGCGGCATGCGACGCGGCTGTGCGTGGTGGACCCGGAGGGGTCGGTGTTCCACGACGCCTGGCGTACCGGAGACCGCGAGGTGACCGCGGCGGGCGGATCGCGGATCGAGGGCATAGGCCGGCCGCGGGTGGAGCCGTCGTTCATCCCGTCGGTGGTGGACGAGATGATCCGGGTCCCCGACGCCGGATCGATCGCCGCGGCGCGCCACGGTTCCGCGGCGATGGGGCGCAGGCTGGGAGGGTCGACCGGAACCAACCTGTGGGGGGCGTTCGAGCTGATCGCCCACATGGTCGACGAGGGCCGCTCGGGCAGCGTCGTGACCCTGCTGTGCGACGGCGGCGAACGCTACGCCGACACCTACTACGACGACGGCTGGGTCGCCGATCAGGGCATCGGGCTCTCGGACGCGGAGGCGGTGCTCGAGGAGTTCTCCGCCACGGGCCGGTGGCGGCGCTGACCGGGGTCGTGTGGGGCTGCGGCTCCGGCGGTGGCCGCGTCGTCGTGCCGAGGTGAACGGCGCGCGCCGCCCGGCTGCGTGAGACGCGCCAGCAGCCAGGCGAGCGGGATCGTGACCACCGCCGTCGCCTCGGCGAGCACGGAGACGGATCCGTGGAACGGGCGGTATCCGAGCGCATCCATCAGCAGCTCCATCACCAGCAGGTGCAGGAGATAGAACTCGTAGGAGATCCCGCCGAGCCACACCACCGGCCGCCACGCGAGCGCACGCGCGAACAGCGTGGGACGCGCTCCTCCGCGGGCCAGCGTCAGCGGAGCCAGGACGCCCAGCGAGCACACGGTGTACAGGAGGTTCTTGGCGATCGACTGCCCGGTGCCCACGGGCATGATCGTGCCCTCGCCGGCGATCGGCGTGCAGGCGACGGCGAACGCGGCCGCGGCGACAGCGAGGCACGCGGCGGAGAACAGCCGCGGCCGGCGGGGGAGTCCGCGGCGCCGCAGCGCGGGCTCCGCGGCCGCGAGCATCATCCCGGCGACGAACCAGATGAGGAAACTCGGCAACCACAGCCGCGCGGTGAGATCCACCCGTGCCGCGGCGAGCCCCGGGAGCCGGTAGAACAGATCCGTGTGGGTGGCCCATATCCACAGCGGTGACAGCGCGGCGACGGCGGCGAGGGTCGGCAGCGCCCGTGCCGTCCCGCCTCTGCTCCGCAGAGCTCGCGCCACGGCCAGGCCGATCAGCGGCAGCACGAGGTAGAAGCTCACCTCCACGGCGATGCTCCACAGCTGGGTCAGCGAATCGTGCAGGTGCCCGTAGCCGTAGATCTGGGTGAACGTCATGTTGCGCAGGAAGCCGTCCCATCCGCGGCCGAACGGGCCGGAATCGCGCAGCAGGTAGACGGCGTACACGAGGACGACGACGGCCCAGTACGCCGGGAGGATCCGCTGTGCCCGCGCGCGCAGATACCGGGTGGGGGAGGGCCTCGTCGGCGTGGCGGAACCGGCGAGCCCGGCACGCACCCACGGACGGATCAGCAGGTAGCCGGACAGTGCGAAGAAGAAAGGCACGCTCACCTCGAGCCGCGCGCCGAAGCGGCCGAACGCGTCGTCGGTGTAGTTGCCGGTCCAGAAGAAGGCGTGCGACACGAGCACCATCAGGCACGCGACGGCGCGCAGCCCGGTCAGCGCCGCCACGCGGTGGCCGTGCTGCGGTGCGGGCGCCGCGGGACCGGTCACGGGTTCGGCAGTGCGCCGTCGTCGCCGGCGGCCGCGCGGGACCCGGCGTCCGAGGACTGCGCGGGGACGACGGAGCCGAACGGGCCGCCGCCGAAGCACAGGTTCAGATCGGGGGTCACGGCGGAGACGTCCACGGTGGCGCCACCGCCCGTCAGGCGCACGTACGCCGTGCCGAGACCGCTGTGGACCGGCACGGTGACGGGGGGCCCGCCGGACATGGAGACCTCGATCGTGCCGTCGCGGTTGCTCAGATAGTTGAGCTGCGCCGTCCACACCCAGGGGATCACGGGCTGGGAAAGCGCGATTGCGCCGTCGACCCCGGGCGCCACGGCCACTGCATCCCCGGTGACGCGCGTGCCGCAGCCGGGAGCCATGCCTTCGGTGAGCGCGCGGACCCAGGACACCTCCGCCGGCACCAGGTGCCCGTCGTCATCGAGCATTCTCAGGGCGGGGGTGGAATCGGAGAACGCGGGACGGTCGCGCAGCGGGCCGAAGACCTGGCTGGACTGGTTGTAGGGCGCGGCCACCGGCAACAGCACCCAGATCGACACCGGCTGCGAGAGCAACGGGACGTCCCTGTTCGCGGCCAGTTCGGCCTTGGCGGTCGTAACGTAGTCCACCGTGGGGTTGTCGCGCCAGCGCTGGTCGAACGTGAAGGTGGACCACAGGCTTCCGGCGAGGAAGGCGACGGCGGCCAGCGCGGTGAACGCCGGCCGGCTCCGCACGGACAGGAACGGCCGGAACGCCGGGTGCGTGGCGCGGCGCGGCGCCTGATCGATGATGGCGAGCGCGATGGCGACGACCACCGCGGTGTCGGCGACGTACCGGAGAGTCTGGGCGATCTCGACCGCGGTGGCGTCACCCCCGCGGGTCGTCACCATGGCGAGCTGCGATGCCAGGGCGTACGCGGCCACCGACGGCCACACCCACCCGATCCGCCGTCGTCGCAGGTGGTTGCCGACGATGACCGCGACGATGAGGAGCCAGGAGACGACGACCAGTACGACGGGCGGGGTGGCCCATGGCGGGCTCGGCGGCCAGCGGTCCCAGCTCCACGGGCCGCCGAACAGGGCGGGGAGCAGTCCGAGCGAGGTTCCGTGCTGCAGCAGACCGGCCGCGTCGTCGATGTTGTCGGTGCGCAGCGGCGACGCGACGTGGGAGAAGTAGACCGCCGCCCAGGCGGCGAGGATCACCAGGGCGGACGCCCAGAGGGGGGCGCACGCGCGTGCGGTGGAGCGGAGCGGCCGTCGGATGCCCGACGTGTGGGCCAGCAACGCCACCGCGACGAACGCGACGAACGGGATGACCACCGACTTTTCGTAGAACGCGAGCGCGATGACGAGAGCGGCGGCGCCCGTCACCGCGTGCCGGACGCGCCCCGTCCGGTACAGCAGGATCGCCTCGGCCGTCACCAGGGCCAGCCCCGCCTGCAGCGGAAGCTGGTTGAGGCCGTTCGCCCACCATGCGAACGACGGCAGGGTGAGCGGCGAGAACAGGTAGAGCGCCAGCGGGATCAGCATCGTGGGCCGACTGCCGAGGATCACGCGGAGCACCCGCAGGACCGCCAACGATGCCAGCGCCTGCAACAC
This window contains:
- the ccsB gene encoding c-type cytochrome biogenesis protein CcsB, with translation MPVNENLAQYSDFAFKSAFVIFVLAELLILASYASMRTKAVTAKDSARELVGVAAGQGDAVLPGDAAGPGADPDEASGARGSARPLQERLANMGYSLVVLGFLLHVASLVLRGFAVERMPLGNMYEFVSTACAVGVGVGLVTLRPQTKRPLLAFVLVPVVILMFVAGTVLYATAAPVVPALQSYWLPIHVTIICIGSGIFLVSGVASMLFLFRIRFPKGEEKDTRLGRFAAKLPDAQYLDRLAYKTVVFGFPVFGIGVICGAIWAEAAWGRFWGWDPKETVSFIAWIVYAAYLHARATAGWRDTKAAWINLAGFVAMLFNLFIINMVVSGLHSYAGLT
- a CDS encoding DUF4229 domain-containing protein, with amino-acid sequence MSDEVNPVGGTGEAVSAQPEPSAKKSLAKNLVFYTLARLALFASLAAIIMAIGSVAVDEFPLLLAMVLALLLSLPLSMVLFKSMRMAVNKDIATVDQTRRAHRENLEAKLRGEVE
- the cds1 gene encoding L-cysteine desulfhydrase Cds1, whose product is MTGAGTTAVDGSWCDNAVRLIGADARRSSDTHLLRYPLAASWAGATAERGGIQLYLKDESTHITGSLKHRLARSLFLHALCNGWIGPETTVIEASSGSTAVSEAYFAKLLGLDFVAVIPRSTSTAKIRLIESAGGRCHFVGDPGAIYDESRRLAAETGGHYLDQFTNAERATDWRGNNNIAESIFEQMSDEDNPIPDWVVVGAGTGGTSATIGRFIRYRRHATRLCVVDPEGSVFHDAWRTGDREVTAAGGSRIEGIGRPRVEPSFIPSVVDEMIRVPDAGSIAAARHGSAAMGRRLGGSTGTNLWGAFELIAHMVDEGRSGSVVTLLCDGGERYADTYYDDGWVADQGIGLSDAEAVLEEFSATGRWRR
- a CDS encoding acyltransferase family protein, coding for MTGPAAPAPQHGHRVAALTGLRAVACLMVLVSHAFFWTGNYTDDAFGRFGARLEVSVPFFFALSGYLLIRPWVRAGLAGSATPTRPSPTRYLRARAQRILPAYWAVVVLVYAVYLLRDSGPFGRGWDGFLRNMTFTQIYGYGHLHDSLTQLWSIAVEVSFYLVLPLIGLAVARALRSRGGTARALPTLAAVAALSPLWIWATHTDLFYRLPGLAAARVDLTARLWLPSFLIWFVAGMMLAAAEPALRRRGLPRRPRLFSAACLAVAAAAFAVACTPIAGEGTIMPVGTGQSIAKNLLYTVCSLGVLAPLTLARGGARPTLFARALAWRPVVWLGGISYEFYLLHLLVMELLMDALGYRPFHGSVSVLAEATAVVTIPLAWLLARLTQPGGARRSPRHDDAATAGAAAPHDPGQRRHRPVAENSSSTASASESPMP